Proteins co-encoded in one Magnetococcales bacterium genomic window:
- a CDS encoding CDP-alcohol phosphatidyltransferase family protein, with protein MNLPNALSFLRIFAVPVFVWLVLNGHGKVAAWLFAMAGATDAVDGLIAKRFDMVTELGGYLDPLADKLLLVSAFITLTYLGQMPLMLTLTVVTRDVIILVGAVVFQLMTGTLRMQPLWISKVNTVVQILMVLLVLFSGVYGVLAWLVEPFVWLTTATTSISGLVYVLAWTRKLVHVENPELLP; from the coding sequence ATGAATCTGCCGAATGCGTTGTCTTTCCTGCGCATTTTCGCGGTGCCTGTCTTTGTCTGGTTGGTGCTGAACGGGCATGGGAAAGTTGCAGCCTGGTTGTTTGCCATGGCCGGGGCCACGGATGCCGTGGATGGGTTGATCGCGAAACGGTTTGACATGGTCACCGAATTGGGAGGGTACCTGGATCCCTTGGCGGACAAATTGCTGTTGGTATCCGCTTTTATCACCCTCACCTATCTGGGTCAGATGCCGCTCATGCTGACGCTGACTGTCGTGACCCGGGACGTGATCATTCTGGTCGGCGCGGTGGTCTTTCAGTTGATGACCGGAACCCTGCGCATGCAGCCCCTTTGGATCAGCAAGGTCAACACCGTGGTACAGATTCTGATGGTTCTTTTGGTGTTGTTCTCCGGGGTTTATGGGGTGTTGGCTTGGCTTGTGGAGCCGTTTGTCTGGTTGACGACCGCGACCACGAGCATTTCCGGCCTGGTTTATGTGTTGGCCTGGACCCGCAAGTTGGTTCATGTGGAAAATCCGGAGTTGTTGCCATGA
- a CDS encoding phosphoribosylglycinamide formyltransferase encodes MADPSFRYGVLISGGGSNLQALIDRSADGYIPGRIAVVISNEPRALGVQRAVSAGIATRVIDHREFPDRAAFEKAMADTLDAAQVELVCLAGFMRVLTPWFVRRYQGRLLNIHPALLPAFPGLHVQEKALTSGVRFSGATVHFVTEEIDTGPIVAQAVVPILPGDDVPTLASRILRQEHRLYPLAVRLFAQKRLLLHGRQVVVADHAVDPDAALINPPLEPIA; translated from the coding sequence ATGGCTGACCCCTCCTTTCGTTATGGCGTTCTCATATCCGGGGGCGGCTCCAATCTCCAGGCCCTCATCGATCGTAGCGCCGATGGCTATATCCCGGGTCGGATTGCTGTTGTCATCAGCAACGAGCCCAGGGCTTTGGGCGTGCAGCGCGCCGTCAGTGCGGGCATCGCCACCCGGGTCATCGATCATCGGGAGTTCCCTGACAGGGCCGCTTTTGAAAAGGCCATGGCCGACACCCTGGATGCCGCTCAGGTCGAATTGGTTTGCCTTGCCGGGTTCATGCGGGTGCTGACACCCTGGTTTGTGCGCCGCTATCAGGGTCGTCTGCTCAACATCCACCCTGCCCTGCTCCCGGCTTTTCCGGGTCTGCATGTGCAGGAAAAAGCCCTGACCTCCGGTGTGCGTTTCTCCGGAGCCACGGTCCATTTTGTCACGGAAGAGATAGATACCGGACCGATCGTCGCCCAGGCCGTGGTGCCCATTCTTCCCGGCGATGATGTTCCCACCCTCGCAAGCCGCATTCTTCGTCAGGAACATCGCCTATACCCTCTGGCTGTGCGCCTCTTCGCTCAAAAACGCCTGCTTTTGCACGGACGCCAGGTTGTCGTTGCCGACCATGCCGTCGATCCCGACGCAGCCCTGATCAACCCCCCCCTCGAACCCATCGCTTGA
- a CDS encoding response regulator — MASIDEKFLTAKQSADLLGVTLPTIHDWVKRGTLRAWRTQGGHRRIAQSSIDAILRQRERELQGLQKETTLELLVVEDDPIMVTFYQSMLGSWNFPISLVACSNGFEALISIGQKKPDAIIADLAMPHMNGFEMIRTLRERKDLHGVLIIVVTALGNDDIAHHGGLLDKILVFKKPPPLQQLEALLRAKADSLQVATPSNTP, encoded by the coding sequence ATGGCAAGTATCGATGAAAAATTTTTGACGGCCAAACAATCCGCTGACCTGCTCGGGGTAACCTTGCCCACCATCCACGACTGGGTCAAAAGGGGAACCCTGCGCGCCTGGCGAACTCAAGGGGGACACAGACGCATCGCACAAAGTTCGATCGATGCCATCCTGCGGCAGCGTGAGCGCGAGCTCCAAGGGTTGCAAAAGGAAACCACCCTGGAGTTGCTCGTGGTGGAGGATGACCCGATCATGGTCACCTTCTACCAATCCATGCTCGGTTCCTGGAACTTCCCGATTTCACTCGTTGCGTGTTCCAATGGTTTTGAGGCGCTCATCTCCATCGGGCAAAAAAAGCCGGACGCCATCATTGCCGACCTGGCCATGCCGCATATGAATGGCTTTGAGATGATCCGCACCCTGCGGGAACGCAAGGATTTGCATGGGGTACTCATCATCGTCGTCACAGCCCTGGGCAACGACGACATCGCCCACCACGGTGGTCTGCTGGATAAAATCCTGGTCTTCAAAAAACCCCCACCCCTGCAACAATTGGAAGCGCTGTTGCGTGCCAAAGCCGACTCTTTACAAGTTGCCACCCCCTCAAACACTCCGTAA
- a CDS encoding DUF2066 domain-containing protein: MIQFFRRAGWISIVWFLCVSWPALALAESVYLVKGVEVVLPPTDEKGRDPQATGMAMAKEQAWHSLQARMLTSEDRSRHADRLRELKTGLDTLIERVVVQAEKRVVEGVNTRLHMVLDVTFSRDAVRKVFDAVGFTYNENTYPPTLFLMAQVEGSGEERLADPGQSFAKAVQAAAARYGVTVLEPMGDIEDITNLALKRVTERDPALWSWAESRYGTQRIWTAWYGMESPQEAASGSLPSAIATLVESDITGELRRIRLRARKGCGPADGHGLQNCLDGPLATKFVEMILDNWGQGHAVKPELNHAVPLRVIHDRQLAGYAEFVKKLAKVPGVAAMRTAAMTARDVLLILDFQGQDDKLLESLTGMGSRPERTRNELTVHMP, from the coding sequence ATGATCCAATTTTTTCGACGGGCCGGATGGATATCGATCGTCTGGTTTTTGTGTGTGTCATGGCCGGCATTGGCTCTGGCGGAGAGCGTTTATCTGGTCAAGGGGGTGGAGGTGGTTCTCCCCCCGACGGATGAAAAGGGCCGGGATCCCCAGGCGACGGGCATGGCCATGGCCAAAGAGCAGGCTTGGCACTCCCTCCAGGCGCGCATGCTGACCAGCGAAGATCGGTCGCGCCACGCCGACAGGTTGCGGGAACTCAAGACCGGATTGGACACCTTGATCGAACGGGTGGTCGTCCAGGCGGAAAAACGGGTGGTGGAAGGGGTCAACACCCGGTTGCATATGGTTCTGGATGTGACCTTTTCCCGGGACGCCGTGCGCAAGGTGTTTGATGCGGTCGGGTTTACCTACAATGAAAACACTTATCCCCCGACACTGTTCCTGATGGCCCAGGTCGAGGGCTCCGGGGAGGAGCGGCTTGCCGATCCGGGACAATCCTTTGCCAAAGCTGTGCAGGCTGCGGCGGCGCGTTACGGCGTCACGGTGTTGGAACCCATGGGGGATATCGAGGATATCACCAATCTGGCCCTGAAGCGGGTCACCGAGAGGGATCCGGCCTTGTGGAGCTGGGCCGAGAGCCGGTATGGGACACAGCGGATCTGGACCGCATGGTATGGCATGGAGAGTCCGCAGGAAGCAGCGTCCGGTTCTCTACCCTCGGCGATCGCGACCTTGGTGGAGAGCGATATCACGGGCGAGTTGCGCCGTATTCGCCTACGAGCCCGCAAGGGGTGTGGCCCCGCCGATGGCCACGGGTTGCAGAACTGCCTGGATGGACCCCTGGCGACAAAGTTTGTCGAAATGATCCTGGATAACTGGGGGCAGGGCCATGCCGTGAAGCCGGAGTTGAACCACGCAGTGCCATTGCGTGTCATCCATGACCGGCAACTGGCCGGATATGCGGAGTTTGTCAAGAAATTGGCAAAAGTTCCCGGGGTGGCGGCCATGCGGACAGCGGCGATGACGGCCCGTGATGTTCTGCTGATTCTGGATTTTCAGGGCCAGGATGATAAGCTTTTGGAATCACTGACGGGTATGGGCAGTCGCCCGGAACGAACCCGGAACGAGCTGACGGTCCACATGCCATGA
- a CDS encoding response regulator encodes MRENHLLMKAILQKTPHTLFTSNSGRQALDIFLSTHVDLIFMDIIMPDLDGYRSAYMMRGIENSEGRRRTPIVALTSGDIPRIQEKSLAAGYDLVIAKPIKKELIFHLIDHFHTNGAPPSGAPHEHPDSAAHDPTFATLQHPVPEKEPLPELPLRERIFCSAHIPDPGHAIDRHKLATLQRDLREHVKPLLESYVTSLPVSLQTITRAWHRADFKSLALVVHNLKGSASLIGADRLLNLAADMEKVVHLAIKNSSGNSAENVDLLELLLHEGERVLQEIREFLSKPTNPVVASRSK; translated from the coding sequence ATGCGGGAAAACCACCTTTTGATGAAAGCCATCCTGCAAAAAACGCCCCACACCTTGTTCACGTCCAACAGCGGTCGACAGGCCCTCGACATCTTCCTCTCCACACATGTTGACCTGATCTTCATGGACATCATCATGCCGGATCTGGACGGGTACCGTTCAGCCTACATGATGCGTGGCATCGAAAACTCGGAGGGACGCCGCCGCACACCCATCGTTGCCCTGACCAGTGGGGATATCCCGAGAATCCAGGAAAAATCGCTCGCCGCCGGATATGATCTCGTCATCGCCAAACCGATAAAAAAAGAGCTGATATTCCACCTGATCGACCATTTCCACACCAATGGCGCCCCACCCAGTGGCGCCCCACATGAACATCCGGATTCAGCGGCACATGATCCGACCTTTGCAACACTCCAGCACCCTGTTCCGGAAAAGGAACCTCTGCCGGAACTCCCTTTGCGGGAGAGGATTTTTTGCAGCGCACATATTCCAGACCCGGGACATGCCATCGACCGGCATAAGCTTGCCACTCTCCAACGAGACCTTCGGGAACATGTCAAACCGCTCTTGGAGTCCTATGTAACATCCCTGCCGGTGAGCCTGCAAACGATTACCCGGGCGTGGCACCGGGCAGATTTCAAATCTCTTGCCCTCGTGGTCCATAACCTCAAAGGCTCAGCCTCCCTCATCGGGGCTGATCGATTGTTGAACCTCGCCGCCGACATGGAAAAAGTCGTCCACCTGGCCATCAAAAACTCTTCCGGAAATTCTGCCGAAAACGTGGATCTCCTGGAATTGTTGCTGCACGAAGGGGAGCGGGTGTTGCAAGAGATCCGGGAGTTCCTGTCCAAACCGACAAATCCCGTGGTCGCCTCGCGTTCAAAATAA
- a CDS encoding phosphoribosylformylglycinamidine cyclo-ligase, producing the protein MTYRDAGVDIDAGNRLVDMIRGAVGTTRRAEVCSDLGGYGALFRPQWGRFQDPLLVSTTDGVGTKLKLAFLMERHDTVGIDLVAMSVNDLVVQGAEPLFFLDYFATGRLDPALAATVIGGIAEGCRQAGCALVGGETAEMPDFYAPGEYDLAGFAVGIVDRQRLINGQRIVPGDVVVGLASSGPHANGYSLIRRIILPPHGPGLDAPFAGGTLGETLLTPTRIYIRSLLELCGQIEVRGLVHVTGGGFWDNIPRILPATVQVEISLQNWPMPPVFRLLQDLGQVSRDEMLRTFNCGIGMIAVLAPEDVDLALAHLQRSGEQAWVIGRVTARGDGPDQVCIHG; encoded by the coding sequence TTGACCTATCGTGACGCCGGGGTCGATATCGACGCCGGCAACCGTCTGGTCGATATGATCCGTGGGGCAGTGGGAACGACGCGACGCGCCGAGGTTTGTTCCGATCTCGGCGGTTATGGCGCCCTGTTCCGCCCACAATGGGGCCGATTTCAGGATCCTCTGCTGGTCTCCACCACCGACGGCGTCGGCACCAAATTGAAGCTGGCGTTTCTCATGGAACGTCACGATACGGTGGGCATCGATTTGGTGGCCATGTCGGTCAACGATCTGGTCGTACAAGGTGCGGAACCCCTGTTTTTTCTGGACTACTTCGCCACCGGTCGTTTGGACCCGGCCCTCGCCGCCACCGTGATCGGCGGCATCGCGGAGGGGTGCCGCCAGGCCGGATGCGCACTGGTGGGCGGTGAAACCGCCGAGATGCCCGATTTTTATGCCCCGGGAGAGTATGACCTGGCCGGCTTTGCCGTGGGTATCGTCGATCGGCAACGACTCATCAATGGACAACGTATCGTGCCGGGAGATGTCGTCGTCGGCCTGGCCTCATCCGGGCCACACGCCAACGGCTACTCCCTGATTCGCCGGATCATCCTGCCGCCCCATGGCCCCGGCCTGGATGCCCCCTTTGCCGGTGGAACCCTGGGTGAGACCCTGCTCACCCCGACCCGAATATATATTCGCTCACTCCTGGAACTTTGTGGACAGATCGAGGTCAGAGGTCTTGTCCATGTCACCGGCGGGGGGTTCTGGGACAACATTCCCCGCATTCTTCCCGCAACCGTCCAAGTCGAGATTTCTTTGCAAAATTGGCCCATGCCTCCCGTTTTTCGTCTTCTTCAGGATCTGGGACAGGTCTCCCGGGATGAGATGCTCCGCACCTTCAATTGCGGCATCGGCATGATCGCCGTTTTGGCTCCAGAGGATGTCGACCTGGCCCTCGCCCACCTGCAACGGTCTGGCGAGCAGGCCTGGGTCATTGGCCGGGTTACAGCGCGCGGCGATGGGCCCGATCAGGTCTGCATCCATGGCTGA
- a CDS encoding protein-L-isoaspartate O-methyltransferase translates to MSLDLALARKNMVQSQVVPHMVTDPALLAVLHTLPRERFLDAPYQPFAYSDYPIPLGPSGRISLLPIQFAKMIQALACNKGEKVLVVGAGTGYEASLLAGMGLQVFALESDPDLAAQGQKATTGTSITWKIRDLKEGCPEDAPFDGILFCGAVSEIPAPCRRQLAHSGNLVAIVGRAHNPVMPVKRISGSGGPEETLFETVASPLPGLDLPEPFEI, encoded by the coding sequence ATGTCACTCGATTTGGCGCTCGCGCGCAAGAACATGGTGCAATCCCAGGTGGTCCCCCATATGGTGACCGATCCTGCTCTGCTTGCCGTCCTGCACACCCTCCCCAGGGAGCGGTTTCTGGATGCACCCTACCAACCGTTTGCCTATTCGGATTATCCGATCCCCCTCGGACCATCCGGGCGCATCTCCCTGCTTCCCATCCAGTTTGCCAAAATGATTCAGGCTCTGGCCTGCAACAAGGGAGAAAAGGTGTTGGTGGTCGGCGCGGGCACCGGCTACGAAGCCTCCCTTCTGGCAGGGATGGGCCTGCAAGTATTTGCTCTCGAATCCGATCCCGATCTGGCAGCTCAGGGGCAGAAAGCCACGACGGGGACATCCATCACCTGGAAAATCCGGGATCTCAAGGAGGGGTGTCCCGAGGATGCCCCCTTCGATGGCATCCTCTTCTGTGGGGCGGTTTCGGAAATCCCGGCCCCCTGCCGCCGACAGTTGGCGCACAGCGGCAACCTGGTGGCCATCGTTGGCCGCGCCCACAACCCGGTCATGCCCGTTAAGCGAATCTCTGGCAGCGGGGGTCCGGAAGAGACCCTCTTTGAAACCGTCGCCTCGCCTTTGCCAGGATTGGACCTTCCCGAACCGTTTGAGATTTGA